A genomic stretch from Lathyrus oleraceus cultivar Zhongwan6 chromosome 2, CAAS_Psat_ZW6_1.0, whole genome shotgun sequence includes:
- the LOC127118806 gene encoding uncharacterized protein LOC127118806, with product MSVDLKKTATNGHEKILIPQEQQGKINEMRKLIGPLSGKALVYCSDASIARYLRARNWNVKKAAKMLKQTLKWREEYKPEQIRWEDVAQEAETGKIYRSNYIDKHGRTVLVMRPARQNSKSTKGQIKYLVYCMENAILNLQQDQEQMVWLIDFQGFNMSHISIKVTRETAHVLQEHYPERLGLAILYNPPKIFEPFFTMVKPILETKTYNKVKFGYSEDQNTKKIMEDLFDLDHLESAFGGNDTTPFDINKYAERMKEDDKKIPSFWTRETSPSSVPIDVPSLDSIKLDTDSDASDNEKIVRSSDSVVDTGLVNPDQNSTNQEDLNASAAVH from the exons ATGAGTGTAGATCTGAAGAAAACTGCCACTAATGGCCATGAGAAAATATTAATACCACAAGAACAGCAGGGAAAG ATCAACGAGATGAGAAAGCTAATAGGGCCGCTGTCTGGTAAGGCGTTGGTTTATTGTTCTGATGCATCCATCGCGAGGTATTTAAGGGCACGGAATTGGAATGTCAAGAAGGCAGCTAAAATGTTGAAGCAGACCCTTAAATGGAGAGAAGAATATAAACCAGAACAGATTCGCTGG GAAGATGTTGCTCAAGAAGCAGAGACCGGAAAGATCTACAGATCAAATTATATTGACAAGCATGGGAGAACAGTACTTGTAATGAGACCCGCTCGTCAG AACTCAAAGTCAACAAAAGGACAGATTAAGTATTTGGTGTACTGCATGGAGAATGCGATTCTAAATCTTCAACAAGACCAGGAACAGATGGTTTGGCTGATTGATTTCCAGGGTTTCAATATGTCACATATATCTATCAAAGTGACACGCGAAACTGCTCATGTCTTACAAGAACATTATCCTGAAAGGCTCGGTCTGGCAATACTGTACAATCCACCGAAAATCTTCGAGCCATTCTTCACG ATGGTAAAGCCCATATTAGAGACCAAGACCTATAACAAAGTCAAGTTCGGTTATTCTGAAGATCAGAACACCAAGAAGATTATGGAGGATTTGTTTGATCTGGACCATCTTGAATCCGCATTCGGTGGGAATGATACTACACCATTTGACATAAATAAATACGCTGAGAGAATGAAAGAAGACGATAAGAAGATTCCGTCATTCTGGACAAGGGAAACCTCTCCATCCTCAGTTCCAATTGACGTTCCTTCTTTAGATTCCATTAAACTAGACACCGATTCTGATGCTTCTGACAACGAGAAAATAGTTCGTTCTTCTGACTCTGTGGTGGACACCGGCTTAGTCAACCCTGATCAAAACTCGACCAATCAAGAGGACCTGAATGCGAGTGCTGCTGTGCATTAG
- the LOC127118807 gene encoding (+)-neomenthol dehydrogenase, whose amino-acid sequence MAESTERLAVVTGANKGIGFAICQQLASNGIKVVLAARDEKRGVEAVEKLKELALSGDVVFHQLDVTDSASIESFVDFIKNQFGKVDILVNNAGIGAHVNGEALSSLGVVEDPNQIDWSKIFYENNEIVENILRTNYFGTKEFTTVLIPLLQSSTSPKILNVSSSIGRLEILPNGRPKEVLSDVENLAEEKIDELMNEFLMDYKEGSHEAKGWPLANSAYIVSKAAVNAYTRVLAKKYSCFGINAISPGYIKTDMNGGNGALTSDEGAEPIVKLALLKDGSPSGCFFSRGEEKSF is encoded by the exons ATGGCAGAATCAACAGAAAG GCTTGCAGTTGTGACAGGAGCAAACAAGGGAATTGGATTTGCAATATGTCAGCAATTGGCTTCAAATGGTATCAAAGTGGTGTTGGCAGCAAGAGATGAAAAGAGAGGTGTTGAAGCTGTTGAGAAACTGAAAGAGCTTGCACTTTCTGGTGATGTGGTCTTCCATCAACTTGATGTTACAGATTCTGCGAGTATTGAATCCTTTGTTGATTTCATTAAGAATCAGTTTGGTAAAGTGGATATCTTG GTAAACAATGCTGGAATAGGAGCACATGTCAATGGTGAGGCTTTGTCTTCTCTTGGTGTTGTG GAAGATCCTAATCAAATAGATTGGAGTAAAATATTTTATGAAAACAATGAAATAGTTGAAAATATCCTAAGAACAAACTATTTTGGAACCAAAGAATTCACCACAGttctaattccccttcttcaaTCTTCTACCTCACCAAAAATTCTCAATGTTTCTTCATCTATCGGAAGGTTAGAG ATTTTGCCAAATGGACGACCTAAAGAAGTACTAAGCGATGTCGAAAATCTCGCCGAAGAAAAGATTGATGAACTCATGAATGAATTTCTAATGGATTATAAAGAGGGTTCACATGAAGCCAAAGGTTGGCCTTTGGCAAATTCTGCATACATTGTTTCTAAAGCTGCTGTTAATGCCTACACAAGAGTTCTGGCTAAGAAATATTCTTGTTTTGGCATAAATGCTATTTCTCCTGGTTATATCAAAACAGATATGAATGGTGGTAATGGTGCTTTGACATCTGATGAAGGTGCTGAACCTATTGTGAAATTGGCATTGTTAAAAGATGGTAGTCCTTCTGGTTGTTTTTTCTCTCGCGGTGAAGAGAAATCGTTTTGA